Proteins encoded within one genomic window of Mesobacillus subterraneus:
- a CDS encoding spore germination protein: MMLKEMLPLFRKQSKQTSLSVEKLPGEQTALKQQEFSRNLQDNLSVIKKLYSIPDNKDIKLREMYLEGFNKNAALVFISTITDVKSVEENILKPLTENTASNKMVKDIVAIQMVHEITIYKDAVKELNKGNALLILDGESKAYVMDCPDFQGRAIEKPESEILIKGPKEAFNEKAVVNISLLRKKIRNENLMVEAIEISERSHNDVFVLYMRGLANEKLIDNIKERLRSLDVNSIQNLSLLEEYIEERNYSLLPSILSTERPDRAASFLEDGYIVLLMDNSPDSLVLPATFWAFFHSPEDHYLRFLYGNFTRALRMTALFITIFTSAIYISITTYHAEMIPPDLLLAIAASREKVPFPAVIEILIMELAFELIREAGLRVPSPIGPTIGIVGALILGQAAVEANIISPIVIIVVALGGLSSFAVSDLSLNFAVRLTRFLFILSAAMMGIYGMTAMFVGGLFYMVSIKSFGVPYFAPMSPNYKSSNDTIFRRLTKNEYLRPGFLKTTDLQKKTNGE, encoded by the coding sequence ATGATGTTAAAGGAAATGCTTCCGTTGTTCAGAAAACAATCAAAACAGACCTCTCTGTCAGTGGAAAAACTGCCGGGTGAGCAAACAGCCTTAAAACAACAGGAGTTCAGCAGGAATCTTCAGGATAATTTGTCAGTGATCAAAAAGCTCTACAGCATTCCTGACAATAAGGATATAAAATTGCGGGAAATGTATCTCGAAGGCTTTAACAAAAATGCTGCCCTTGTGTTCATCAGCACTATAACAGATGTGAAGAGTGTCGAAGAAAATATCCTTAAGCCATTAACGGAGAATACCGCTTCCAATAAAATGGTCAAGGATATCGTAGCGATCCAAATGGTTCATGAGATTACCATATACAAGGATGCGGTCAAGGAGCTTAACAAAGGAAATGCACTGCTCATCCTCGATGGAGAATCGAAGGCGTATGTTATGGATTGTCCTGATTTTCAAGGCAGGGCGATTGAAAAGCCGGAGAGTGAGATTCTCATCAAGGGACCGAAGGAAGCATTCAATGAAAAGGCTGTAGTCAATATATCATTACTCAGAAAGAAAATCAGGAACGAGAACCTCATGGTTGAAGCAATCGAAATCTCTGAGCGTTCTCATAATGATGTTTTTGTCCTCTATATGAGGGGTCTCGCTAATGAAAAATTGATAGACAATATTAAGGAAAGACTTCGGAGCCTTGATGTGAATTCAATTCAGAACCTCTCACTGCTTGAAGAATATATAGAGGAACGAAATTATTCATTACTTCCCAGCATTCTTTCAACAGAGAGGCCAGATCGGGCTGCCTCTTTTTTAGAAGATGGCTACATCGTCTTATTAATGGATAATTCACCGGACAGCCTCGTTCTCCCGGCAACGTTCTGGGCTTTTTTTCACAGTCCTGAGGATCACTACCTGAGGTTCCTTTATGGGAATTTTACGAGGGCATTAAGGATGACTGCCCTATTCATTACGATTTTCACATCGGCGATTTACATTTCAATCACTACTTACCATGCTGAAATGATTCCGCCAGACCTGTTGCTGGCCATTGCGGCGTCACGGGAGAAAGTTCCCTTTCCGGCTGTTATTGAAATCTTGATCATGGAGCTTGCCTTCGAACTAATCAGAGAAGCCGGGTTGCGTGTTCCCAGTCCGATAGGCCCGACGATAGGGATCGTTGGAGCTCTCATCCTTGGGCAGGCAGCGGTTGAAGCGAATATTATTAGTCCCATTGTCATTATTGTTGTCGCGCTGGGAGGGTTAAGTTCGTTTGCAGTCAGTGATTTAAGTTTGAATTTTGCTGTAAGGCTGACGCGCTTCCTCTTTATCCTAAGTGCAGCGATGATGGGAATATACGGTATGACCGCAATGTTTGTTGGGGGGTTATTCTACATGGTCTCGATTAAGTCATTTGGTGTACCATATTTTGCGCCTATGTCTCCGAATTACAAGTCGTCAAATGATACAATTTTTCGCAGATTAACGAAAAATGAATACTTGAGGCCAGGATTCTTGAAAACAACCGATCTACAAAAAAAAACTAATGGAGAATAA
- a CDS encoding GerAB/ArcD/ProY family transporter — protein sequence MKRDKGKIGIKEYFALISLTVGAKLSDDTPAIIYENAKNAGWMAALLIGMMSLLPILLMIKVYSVHQGKNLHEIILHLFGRFLGTVISIGLLIGGLAAVIADSGTYVDIIGSMYFTKTPPIIIYIILMVICAYGAKRGIEQIGATAWLLLPYIKITLFVALIFTFKKGTIGYLFPIWGEAPIEVAKASAKNVSIFVDFFYLGLIVPLISTFNDMKKGTLIGLAFITVEMSLALVAFIVLFDYTTAEMLNYPFHETIRFIQIGFLANVETLFFPFWLVATFIRFSFYLYLIATILGGILKIKEFEYLIPLIATIILLVGLTPNAPSITLYNVREYILMLLSPTFMIMPPLMWVIAKIRGDFKNDSSL from the coding sequence ATGAAACGTGACAAGGGGAAAATTGGCATAAAAGAATATTTCGCGCTGATCTCCTTGACCGTTGGAGCCAAGTTAAGTGATGACACCCCTGCAATCATTTATGAAAATGCCAAAAATGCCGGTTGGATGGCAGCGCTGTTGATTGGTATGATGTCATTGCTTCCCATTCTGTTAATGATAAAAGTGTACTCAGTGCATCAAGGGAAAAACCTCCATGAAATTATCCTGCACTTATTCGGGAGGTTCTTGGGGACTGTTATCTCCATTGGCCTCTTAATCGGCGGCTTAGCAGCGGTCATCGCAGACTCTGGTACATACGTAGATATCATTGGATCAATGTATTTTACAAAAACACCGCCAATCATCATTTACATCATCTTAATGGTTATCTGTGCTTATGGAGCCAAGAGGGGGATTGAACAAATTGGGGCTACTGCGTGGCTTTTGCTTCCGTATATCAAGATTACCTTGTTTGTTGCCCTGATCTTTACCTTTAAAAAAGGGACGATCGGGTATCTATTCCCAATTTGGGGCGAAGCACCTATTGAAGTGGCAAAGGCCTCTGCTAAAAACGTTTCGATATTTGTTGACTTTTTCTACCTTGGTTTAATTGTGCCTCTCATTTCAACATTTAATGATATGAAAAAAGGAACGCTGATCGGTCTGGCATTTATAACAGTTGAAATGAGTCTTGCACTTGTGGCGTTTATCGTTCTGTTTGATTACACCACTGCTGAAATGCTCAATTATCCATTTCACGAAACCATCCGCTTTATTCAGATAGGCTTTCTGGCAAATGTCGAAACCTTGTTTTTTCCTTTTTGGCTGGTCGCGACCTTCATCCGCTTTTCGTTTTATCTATACTTGATTGCCACAATTCTGGGAGGCATATTGAAAATTAAAGAGTTCGAATACCTTATCCCTCTAATCGCAACAATCATTTTGCTAGTTGGATTAACACCTAACGCTCCATCCATCACTCTCTATAATGTTAGAGAATACATTCTTATGTTATTGAGCCCTACCTTCATGATCATGCCGCCTTTGATGTGGGTCATCGCTAAAATTCGGGGGGATTTTAAAAATGATAGTTCACTCTAA
- a CDS encoding Ger(x)C family spore germination protein, which yields MIVHSKMIKILMLLIITWSLSGCFDQKELDEKAYVIGIGLDQHKAEGKVKVTYLMANPEVGSQQTSGGANEPPQEIVTLIADDFISSRNTANTVVAKEISYDLLQVIIVSEELAKDPDFIRLIYSATKDREIKRSTQLIVSRENASEFINNNKSNIETRPHKFLELMIERG from the coding sequence ATGATAGTTCACTCTAAAATGATCAAAATATTGATGCTGTTGATCATCACTTGGAGTCTTTCAGGATGCTTCGATCAAAAAGAACTGGATGAGAAGGCCTATGTCATTGGCATTGGACTTGATCAGCATAAAGCAGAGGGAAAGGTTAAAGTCACCTATTTAATGGCAAACCCGGAAGTTGGATCACAGCAGACATCAGGCGGAGCAAATGAACCGCCCCAGGAAATTGTCACTTTGATTGCAGATGATTTTATTTCATCAAGAAATACAGCGAATACGGTAGTGGCTAAGGAAATATCCTATGATCTTCTGCAGGTGATCATTGTGTCAGAGGAATTAGCGAAGGATCCGGATTTTATCAGGTTAATATACAGTGCAACCAAGGACCGGGAAATTAAGCGCAGTACACAGTTGATTGTCTCACGGGAGAATGCATCTGAGTTTATAAATAATAATAAATCCAATATTGAAACCAGACCCCATAAATTTTTAGAGTTAATGATTGAACGTGGCTAG
- a CDS encoding Ger(x)C family spore germination C-terminal domain-containing protein gives MIPEADLNSFFRVTESDADLYLAIYAATKKIEKDEMQTTDDDLLAGEIQVEGTATNAQFIGSAVFKEGKMIGKITGEETRISSLLDNTWVTEDILTAIKDPFDERYKLSMRLSQKRKNKYRLITGNWRPIIEIEVPLFIEILSDPSMVNYAKNREKVNILKRSLTAAIEKNLTDFVAYGQEEFKGNTFNLSIPIRREFSTLREFRDFNWMYTYPDAEVKVNVSIRFGEFGRQSKLPKLEEVRD, from the coding sequence ATGATTCCCGAAGCAGATTTGAATAGTTTTTTTCGCGTCACAGAAAGCGATGCCGATTTATATCTGGCGATTTACGCTGCCACCAAAAAGATAGAGAAGGATGAAATGCAGACAACAGATGATGACTTGCTGGCTGGTGAGATTCAAGTGGAAGGTACGGCGACTAATGCCCAGTTCATTGGCTCAGCTGTCTTCAAGGAAGGAAAGATGATTGGCAAGATCACAGGAGAAGAGACGCGGATATCAAGTCTGTTGGATAACACTTGGGTTACGGAGGATATCCTGACGGCCATTAAAGATCCATTTGATGAACGATATAAGTTGTCCATGAGGCTTTCTCAAAAACGAAAAAATAAATATCGACTCATAACCGGAAACTGGCGACCGATCATTGAAATAGAAGTCCCGTTATTTATAGAGATATTAAGCGATCCAAGCATGGTAAATTACGCAAAAAACCGAGAAAAGGTAAACATACTAAAAAGGTCACTTACAGCGGCAATCGAAAAGAATTTGACGGATTTTGTTGCATATGGACAGGAGGAATTTAAAGGTAATACATTCAATTTATCCATTCCAATCAGGAGAGAGTTTTCTACCCTTCGCGAATTCCGCGATTTCAATTGGATGTATACTTATCCTGATGCGGAAGTGAAGGTGAATGTTTCGATTCGCTTTGGTGAATTTGGACGCCAGTCGAAACTGCCTAAGCTAGAAGAGGTGAGAGATTAG
- a CDS encoding helix-turn-helix domain-containing protein produces the protein MSLVGYNFGVILKSSRVFKGLNEAQLAEGICSEDDIIQYEKEEKYPTIDQLFKMALKLDVELNHFFDIASTDTYNYAISVTELIKKYKRDRDYAAIHEIIQNAQDNPLFKHTSFNQFLVWHQGICCYYLEGDRQKSIDLLGQALDLTHQKKAAMREREIEILTSMTIIEKDSGNLKKGVELFQNALNELTGLPQVQDSRIWLRILYGLDQALSKLGRFEESLIYCSKGIDNCIYEENMYLLGELYYQTGMNFIKLGKLEKGKSYLEKAITIFVLQRNEKFASLVEAEMEELLKYC, from the coding sequence ATGAGCCTGGTTGGGTATAACTTCGGAGTAATTCTTAAGTCTTCTAGGGTTTTTAAAGGTTTGAATGAAGCACAGTTGGCTGAAGGTATATGTTCTGAAGATGATATCATTCAATATGAAAAAGAAGAGAAATATCCAACAATCGATCAATTATTTAAAATGGCCTTAAAGCTGGACGTAGAGCTTAACCATTTTTTTGATATTGCTTCCACTGATACATACAATTACGCAATCTCAGTCACTGAGCTAATAAAAAAATATAAGAGAGATCGTGATTATGCTGCTATTCATGAAATTATCCAAAACGCACAGGATAACCCGCTGTTCAAACATACTTCATTCAATCAGTTTCTGGTTTGGCACCAGGGGATATGCTGCTATTACCTTGAAGGAGACCGCCAGAAATCGATCGACTTGCTTGGCCAGGCTTTGGATCTGACTCATCAGAAAAAGGCCGCAATGAGAGAACGGGAAATTGAGATTTTGACCAGTATGACCATTATCGAAAAAGATAGCGGTAACCTTAAGAAGGGTGTCGAACTTTTTCAGAATGCCCTGAACGAGCTTACAGGGCTGCCTCAGGTCCAGGATTCAAGGATCTGGCTGAGGATCCTTTACGGACTGGACCAGGCACTGTCAAAGCTTGGGAGATTTGAAGAATCTCTCATCTATTGCAGCAAAGGAATCGACAATTGTATTTATGAAGAAAACATGTATTTATTGGGAGAACTTTATTACCAAACAGGCATGAATTTTATAAAATTGGGTAAATTAGAAAAAGGTAAAAGCTATCTGGAAAAAGCAATAACTATTTTCGTACTCCAGAGAAACGAGAAGTTTGCCAGTTTAGTAGAGGCTGAAATGGAAGAATTATTGAAGTATTGTTAA
- a CDS encoding TVP38/TMEM64 family protein, whose translation MSLLEILSGQPIWFAIIISLAVSIVIAIAGIIPSAFVTAANIVYFGFVWGLLISILGEAIGAVISFILYRKGLKKLSANIDSLRTIRILDRLKQTRGIEAFVLVILLRLFPFAPSGLVTLAASYSRMGTWAFAISSTIGKIPALFIEAYSVHTVLGWETEYQLAAAIFAVVAGISYYYWTTKRKRRK comes from the coding sequence ATGTCATTATTAGAAATTCTATCTGGCCAGCCAATTTGGTTTGCCATCATCATTAGCCTTGCAGTCAGTATAGTGATTGCCATAGCCGGTATTATTCCTAGTGCTTTTGTTACCGCTGCGAACATCGTTTATTTCGGATTTGTCTGGGGACTTTTAATCTCCATACTCGGCGAAGCAATAGGGGCGGTCATAAGTTTTATTCTGTATCGGAAAGGGCTAAAAAAACTGAGTGCTAATATCGATTCATTAAGAACGATAAGAATTCTGGACAGGCTCAAGCAAACAAGAGGCATTGAGGCATTTGTGCTTGTTATTTTACTAAGGCTTTTTCCCTTTGCACCGTCCGGACTCGTCACCCTGGCTGCTTCATACAGCAGGATGGGGACATGGGCATTTGCGATTTCAAGTACTATTGGTAAAATACCGGCCCTCTTTATTGAGGCATATTCAGTTCATACTGTACTTGGCTGGGAAACCGAATACCAGCTTGCTGCAGCAATATTTGCGGTGGTGGCTGGGATCTCCTACTATTATTGGACAACAAAGAGAAAAAGAAGGAAGTAA